AGTAtcagtggaaggttaagagctgacatacagtttgtatgcaagcgttgcaaaggtgagattatagagaatgaagatcttgaccgtttagaaaggaatgatatgagaatggttaggtggatgtgtaatgccagtctgagagacagaaagagttcagatgagctaagaagcaggctaagtctccatagaattaaagatgttatccagataagaagattgaattggctggggcacttggaaagaatggaggaggataattgggtaagaaagtgtagagacttgatagttcctggggcaaagcccagagccagaccgagaaagacttggcaggaggttataaggacagacttgatagagaggaagttgagtttagatctaacacagtctagatcagattggaagagggtcattaatatacaccgtccaacccatgctagcatggaaaacggacgttaagccgagaatgatgatgatgaatgatgattaaaggaaaatgatgATATCCACTATGATCGTCACATACACTTTATATGATTATGTAAgatatattttatgtatttcCAAGGTAGCCATTATGATTTGAggaaaaactttttaactttaaacatGTCATATTGTCTACTTTTAGGTggatttttgctaatttagctTTACTTAAATTCAGATCATTGTTGTTCTCATTTAATCAAAGCTTCTTCAGTAAAAGTTTGACTGGCTGGAAACATTCTTGTTTTCCCTCAACCGAAAGTTGGACCAGTGAAATTCTGACCGAATTATTGAATGTAGATTGATGCcttttgatttatttgaattcatttaaatttctaaCAATGCCTGCGTGTGACAAAGAAATCCATCTAGCTAAAGCTATTTATCAATTTGAAAAAGTGGAGAAGGAGGTGTGCTTTTAGGTAGAGGCATGAGATTTAAATgacaaattgaaaataaaaaacaataaaaaaacaatatgcaAAATCAGTGTACTTACCATCTGGTCTAATTTCGAATTCTAAGAATTCGTGCCCGAATTTACCCTTGTGCCCAACATAATAACGACAGTAGAATTCCTCGCTAGATTCGTCCGCCATCTTGATTTTGCATGCGGGATATGCAGGAAAATGTCGACAGGACCGTGGTACTTTTATGACAGGAGACCCTGTTtttcaacctcatccccagggctctttttctcaagattttcccataaaataaaatttgtacgGGTTGGGGAAAAGTGTCAAGCGGGACATGCCaagtcaaaaaaatttcatCACAAATCATATTCAGAACATGGTATATATAGCTTATAAACATCAGAGAATTTTAGGGTAAAGTACGACCTCCTCCCAACACTTATTTGGTGGTCAACAGCGCGATCTTATGTATAATAACAAAACCGAAATGTAGTTAGTACAAAACATTtactaaaaaatgaataaacagAGagtaacatgggcgagtgaatgttaccatagccccgggttaacccaagccatgtgagggaaattgggaagatggcacactgtgtgggccgttggatgttgccgggagttgtctagtagagcgcgggctctaattgggtctgcgtagctcaaaatgagcattaaatactctaggactctccatctacgccatggcccctcctggaaataatagacagggtatatccctcgatatttgtgaggctagccatgtaaaatatgcacatctatctatctatctatctctcacAGACAGGTTTTGGTaacttgaaaagaaaaagaaaacaatagaaaatcaAAAACATGATTACGTATGCAAAACGTATTCACAAGAAAATGTAAATTCTGTTCCGACAAGCAAGCTGGGGTTTTATGTGACAAAAAGTTTACttcatacttttttttttgacaatagCATGGCTGTAAAAGGCCCGATTTCGCCTTTTACAGCCTTGTCCACCTGACGTTTATAAGCAGTGTAGTTGCTAATGCTGCGAAGCTTTGTTTGTGCACAAAAACATTTGTATTGTTATATGCGCGTTTAAAACACCTCAAAGCGCAAAATTTCTCTTATTCATGTACAATATTgctacttttttcttttcttcgtaTAATTTTAAGGTTTTAAGCAGCATATACACTGAAGTGttcccaaaataaaaataatagattGCTTCTATAATCGAACACCGAATGACTGAACCCACACAAACCTTTACAATGTCATACTGGTACCCAGGTTAATAGAATTGGCTTAAAGAGTAATGGGGACGAGTCACTGAGAAAAAGCTTCTCCGTTTGGCGCGAACACTTCTTTAAAGGAGCTTATCAACAGGCACGCAAGTCTATTGCTTGGTGATTGCATTTCGGGGGTTTTGAATATAtctcttaaaaaatatatataaaaaaatatttcttattcttAATAATTGTGCATGAATAACGAAACAATAAATTAATGTGttatacaaaaataattaaaaaatagtacCAATTTTGAAATAGTTCTAGAATAAAAGTAACGTGCAATGTAATAGATCTTGTTGGcaatataaatttatttaaatggtAGATGTACGTGATGTACTGTGTACCGCCAACTATGACATCAACGGCTAAACCTATCTGACAAGTGCAAAATAGTTTTATCAGCAAGGTATTTTTAGTTTCTTTGTTTCCGTCGTATTTCTTGCAGGGGGCAACTGGAAACTTTTTTTACCAACAACAGGATCGATAACGATGCTTCACGTATAATGACAACGAGAATGTTACGGTAGGGTATATGATTTACTTAGAAGTTGTCTGCGTGATCAGCTTAAGTGTGAAATTTTGACTGTTTTTATACACTGTGTAAACAGATTACACTTCTCTGTTAACCGAAAATCTTGCTCCTAATTTTATGCGTGTATCGTATAAATTTCCGCAGTTGGTTGTCGGCCATCATCTGGATTATCTTTTGATTTTATACAATGTGAAAAATGCTGAAGTTGATAGTCTAATCCTTCGTCGTATATATTGTCTATTGTATCCCCATATGGATTTTTCAATGTTCCAACTTGTAGATTTTCTAATGGTCCACCATATTGACCGTCTAAAGGTCCGCCATATTGGTTGGACAATGTACCGTCATACTGGTTATCTAATGGCCTGACATAATGATTGCTTATTTGTCCAATGTATTGATCATTAAGTGGATCATCAAAAGCATAATTTACTACGCCGGCATATGGATTGATACCTAAGTATTGTGAGTCAAACGGTCCACTGTATTGTCTTAAGTAGTCATACCTGTCACTTACCGTATCTCCCAAAGCTAATCCTGTTGTAGAGGATAGATCATAAGAGGGCGTATCATATTGGCGTCTAGTGTTATACTTTTTCTTTATTCGACCAAAATGCCGTGCGCCGTACTTTGAAGGTAACGCTGCCGTACTTGCCTGTCCATGTCGAAGGTTATTTCTATTTCTGTTGGGTCGTGTATAGTATATGTCGTTTCCGTAAGTTTTGTCGGTGTATCGGTTACCGTGTGGATTAACGTAGAAGGTACTACTTGGCGTTCTTTTGCCATCATTTAGAAAGTTTGAACTACTTGTGCTAGTAGCATTACTTcgagaattttttttcctattttctgTATTCCTCTGTCGTTCTGCATACTTCTTTTTCAATCGTTTTCTAACATATAACGTAAATCTCAAAATAATATTATCAATATGAACGTATAAATTTGCTTCTCATTAAGGTGTTCATAACTGCAACTCCCATTGTTTAGTATCTGGGCATGCGCCAACCTCTATCCCAGAGTCTATCGTTTTTTGATGATATGAGGATTAACGTTTGATCCTCATAttcaaaaacgctacaggccctgggatcgaagtTGGGCATACACACTTAATATTTTTATCCATTAGATAAGATACCTTTCAAAAAGATCGCaaacacaacctcgtccccaggactttttGTCTTTCAAAAGTCTTACGCTTGGGATCGAGGTTTCCGCAGACAGATATTTTTTTTcgacaacaaattaaaatttcgaAAACGCTACCATATTTAGTATGATGGAAGCTACTGAACACCGACTTTGTTACCAACCCTTTTAtcgaaaaaaacttaaaaaataaatatcaggCGAAATTGAAGAAAACAGGGAATAATAAGAGAATAATAAGAAGGTTTATCTGTAGATAGATTAATAGAATTGTGCTTAATAAAATCAGATTATTATTTCACACCTGCGGAAATGACGTTTACAGTAGACAACACCGATCGCAGACATTAGAACAAACAAAATGATTCCAATGACTGACATCCAAACCAAAGTTGTAGACTCTTTCCACACTATAAAGAATATTTACACATAGTCATCAAAATGTACCAGAAAATGCacaaatattgttttaattCTTGCAGCTTTGTACAACAAGAGAAGAATcaatagaagaaaattaaagCCCTGATTTGTACAGAACCCTGGCCGACGTCACTGGCCTGAACCCGACAAATAACAATTAAATAAGTAATAAATATGCACGTTTTTCTTTATACGAATATCAGGCTGAGATTTGAGGTTACTACTGTCTAATGTATAAAACAacagagaaataagaataatgacagCCTGGTTGGAATTTTTATATTCctataaaaaagtgtgtatgtaacaattctcgtccccagagctctttgagataaccTTAAAAGgctctgggaacgagaatgGTATGTATCTTTTAACCTTACTTACAATTTTCAACAAtttctaacaatttttttttaccaattcaTCAGTTCCAATTTTTAAAAGGTTAAATGCTGCattaataaaaaacttactGGATGTGCTAACACAACCAGTCTCTTCCTCTTTGTAACCGTTTGCGCATGCGCATTTAAAAGAGCCATCCGTGTTTTGACATATTTTGTTGCCATGACAAGCAATACTATTCGCTTCACATTCGTTCACATCTGTAATAGCTTGAGGTGCAATATTGATTTGTCTCGAAAAAAGAACTTGTACAATCTGGTCTCTTGTTACGGATTTTAACTTGAATATAATGGTAGCTGTACTAGTTAAATCATTCATTTCGATTTTTGCTATTTGCAGGCTCTTTAGATACGCCAGTAACTTGTCTTTGTTTATCTTTGGATCAGAAAACCATATTTTGTAAGAGCTGGCATCTGAAATgtagaaaaatcaagttgatcTAATTTTAGTCGACATTACGTCACCCACATGTGACCGTTATCAGCTTATCAACAATTTCTCAGTAATTTATCTGCGTGAAATGTTTGGAATAGAGATACTATATTTACACAGTTAACTATTATAGCTAACTACATATTATACTACAAGTTAACGATTGAATGACAATTCGTCCTAGGGTTTTATCCTGAGAAAATCTATCACTTAAAAGCGGAAAGTTTGTAGGCTTAAACTCCATTCTGTCCAAGTTATAAATATTTCGGAAGAAGGACTCGCGCATCGTTAAGTATGTTCGCTGTTTGTCTGCGACAGGTTTTTTTTATCCATTGTTTGATGGGTAAATTCCCGTGTATATATATTTGGTTTATACAACTTGTATTAGAAAAATTCTAGGTAATGATGTCATGAAAGGAGTGAGACTTGTTTGTTGTTACTTTGTGTTTCACACATATTTTGAGGATGTTTGACCACGCTAATTTCCTATGAAGTTTCTTTAAAGGCGttgacattaaaaaaaagatttcagaTACAAATAATTCTTTGCTGGCTTAAACAATTCTAACTTAGCTACTTACGGTTTTGACAAACCACACCAAAAAAGTTGTTAATGCATTGGCAAGCTTGCGCGGTACATGTTCCACCATTTAAGCACACGTTTCCTGAACATGCTGATGTGGTtgaaaatgttaagataaaacTCAAcaatactaaaataaaaaatatacgtaTGTaattcccagggcattttgtctTTATAATAATGGAGCAGTTGCCAAAGAGACCCTGGAAACGAGGATGAGACCTATGTAGAACTGGAAACGGCTTTGGAATTTATTCTTCGCATTTTTCTCTTTAATTTCTTTACGTAAAATAGAAGGAAGAACGTTgacgaaagtaaaaaaatagcaCAAATTGCTGAATTGCGGAGAAAGTTTCAGCACTGGGTTCATTCGAAACTTTCttatataacaaaaaacgtGTACCAGCGCGAGTAtcacaaaaaaaagtaaaccGCTTTAGCTGGTAGGATAATATCCAGTGGGATTAGTTAATTTCATCTTAATTGTTATATTTGTCGGAAGTAAAATTCGTGACAATTGTCACAAGTCAAAATAAATTTGATGGTGTGGAGTCCAAATCCAACCAACATATAGAAAAATGGAATTTGACTGAATTTAACAGTAGTTGAAACATACTGCATTGTGTAGAGTTACAAGAAAAATGAGTGAAATTAAATAACATTTAAATTGCGGACTTGTACGTAAGGTATAAAATTAATTGAATAAGGCGAgtcaaaatgttttgaaaaggtAGTAGTGGATACAACCTAGTTTTGTGCAATTCACATATCgtaaatattaaaaagtttTCCTTTATTTATGATAAAGTAAATCTGCACGGTTAAATACACATTAACATTGTATTTCAGCAGTACACGTTGTTATAAGAAATACCcctcctcgtccccaggactttttTCACTTACGGACGAGGTTGCAAAAGACCAAAATTCTAACCAGTCATTATTCTTATAtctctattgttttaaacaattatttttaaacacaaaatccCAGAGCGTGATATTTTCATAAAGTTTATTCTAATAAAAGATAAAGCGTGTGTATAGCTTTTAAAGAACATTTTTACAACGGAACAACTTTttggaagaaatagaaaaattattGATTTAATTCTGGTAACCGATTTCCATAAAAATTCACTATCCGGTATTTCAAAGTTATGCTGAAATCTTTAGCGTAAGGATCTTCtttcgtaaaattgaaaaatcaaATCCCGGATCAGATTCACAAAAATCGGTATATATATAATCTATTCATTTTGAAAATGGAACTATGAATTTTACAAACAcgcgaaaatttaattttgcttgcgtaCATTTATTTCGCAAAATCGCAAATATTTGTGTTGTGTCGAACAGCGGCGAATTTTTATTAAAGTAAGGCATTGTCAAAAATGGCTAACACCATGTGGTAATAACacagaataaacaaaaaaataaaaaaataaaaaaaacaaaaaaaaacaaaaaaacaaaaaaacaaaaacaaaaacaaataaccaaaataaacgaacaaacaaacaaaattaaacaatGTTTAAAACCCACCAAAGATCATAAACATCTTTACATAACCAGAATTATGTTGATACTAAAAAGCTGGACGATAAAAATTTGCTTCAAGACAATGGACCAATTCAGCAATAATTAAATATGGCTGCCGTATTGTGTCACAATTATATAATCTAAATTTACTTGTGTACGAGAAAGTTTCGcgtaataaatttttgaatgacacCTGGTTTTCCCTATTAAAAAAACTGATCACCGTAATAAAgtcgttttaaaatttaatttaaatttaaaatttaaattcttgttTTCAATGTGAAGAAGTGTTTACTTTActaaatcattattttttttaacttgttttgcaaaaaaagacaTTTCGAACCCAGGACATTTTGGTTTTTACAAATAACTACAAAAAAAGGTTTGGATCCCAGGTTCTTACTTTGCTTGTAAAAAATCAACCTGAGTAACATAATCAACTTTAAAACCACGAAATTTTTCGTATTGTgggaagcaaaacaaaaaagggtATGGGTACGAGACTGTGGCTACATGAAATCAATTAGTATTGCCACAGAGATTGCTAATCTAATTAAGCTAATCAGCAAACGATACAATAGCAATTTAATTaacataattaaaataattggaACGTTCGTTAGGCAATTTCCGTACCGTATTGTAAACAATGACGTCGTAGAAACCTTCCATAAAGATTTTATAAAGACAAAAAGCAAGACAACAGCCTCAAGCAACTGTTAGAAGCTGATTCTTCTAAGGTACCTGCAGGTCATAATCTCTTGTAACATGATCGAGATAAGATTTATCGCTTATGTAAGACATACACAAAGCATTGAGTGAAAGAGTATTAATATGGAGGGATTTGTATATCGTAGCATACTTATCTGATTCGTCATTATAATTCAATCCTAATACCTGCTGCGGTGGTTTAATAATAACATATCAGAAGAAAAAGCTGCAGAGTTTTGCAAGTGGACGTCTTGCTCTCTTTTTCTTTCTACATTTATTCTAATACGTGCATCATTTACTCTGATACGCGGGAATTTTGGTCTGATACGCGGGACATTGCTTTGAAGCGCGGGATGCGTGTTATGATGTATCAGATTATAATTAATTCAATCCTTAGACTCCGAAATATGCAAATTGGCGTCCTACAGACACTGGAATGTTGACATGCCGTCTATCATTCATAACTTGTGATCACTGAATTTTGAGATGTGGGAATAGGGTCCCATATGAAAGTGAATTGCATTCCCATTTATCAGTGCTCAGGTTTACCAACGTCGAGGTAGCATGTGGCCAGAAATCAGGCTGACAGAATTTTCAGCGAAAACACAAtgcatattttaagtttttcgaAAGGGTGTGTCCAAGGTCTAAAATGTTTCTACACTACTTTAGAGACAAGGTTAGAAACGATAGAAGTGATAGTGTTTAATTTCTTATTCAGAACTTTTTAGTTATACTGTAATTCCTCTTTTAGCTGTTGTGGACATTCTTATTCGTCACAGAAATTATGGGTATAATGAGTAATAACAAAAACTTCATTATAGATTTTTGTATTCATGATATCTTATCCCTGATGTCTTGATACAGTTTAATCTACGCAAAAATGAGATCGAGAAGTAAAGCAAATGTACTTCATCAATGCTTGTTCTGCGATGCATTAGTTTATAACTAgtcattagcccgtggaaaaatccacgggttcgctcgtcctttttataccacattgcgtgcgtctcgctacctgcgcatcTAAACTAccatgacagacagacagacggacggacggacggacgtatacgggtataataatatagattataaagtcaatgaatacAAGCTTGTTCAAAACATGACTTATCTCGAAGATCAAATTTGCAGGCAATGATTAAAGGCGTTTCTGAATGTCGTCCCGAAAAACGGATGGCCACATAATTTTCTCTTTAATATTAAAGAAATTTAGAGGATTTTTCCCAATCGTTTTAGAGTACTGTTTCCGATCAATTTTAAAGACTTTTGTTAAAAGACAAGTGTACAAGAAAGAGTTAAAacttttatgcattttaaagaaaaaagttcTTCTGATATCTCTGTCAAAAACCTGAAAAATCTAGAATATGCATTCTGTATTAATCGATGGCGGTGAATGAGAGCGGTATGCTGTGAAATTATTCTCTAGTGGGACCTGAAAAATATCTGCTGTAACGAAGTGTCCGCTACGTAGACTCTTCCAGATTTATATTGCCTTAAAAAATTACCCTACGGTGTCACGGTGTATTGAAATAGTGTGTCAAGAGACTGGTTTTGAAAGTCAAAAAAACCTAAAGGCCATGTATATTGTAAACAGACATGCCAatctttcattttaaaaaaataaaaacagactcAAGATTACACAAAAATTAAGATATTACcttatcaataaataaaaagttggCAAAAATATTGGTCGGCTAAaataaaaagtcggcaaaaatattagtcacttggacaaaatttagtcaccttttgccgtctaaattttttgaatttagtcactttttgttgactaaatttttgaatttaatcactaataaagaataattgcatAAAACTGATTAAAATTAGCAACAAGGAAGAAAAACGGCAAAAAGGTGGTCGGAAAAAGTCCGAAAAAAAGTTAGATCGAAAAAAAAATGTCGGCAAAAATGTTTTGTCGGtaataaaaaagtcggcaaaaattaGTCACCTAGCCAAAATTTAGTCATTTTTGCCGAcgttttttaccgataaggtactTTGTATCAGCAGACAATGTAGTACTTTGAACTAGAAACGATGTCTGCAAGTTATTTGACAAGTCTGTTTTAGAAAAGAACCGTAAAAAACAGAACTAAGCAGTTAAACCATATTTTTAATATACAGTCAACTCTCCAATTAACGGACAAATTTCTTTGCACCGGCAAAACTACGGTCAAAACCTCACACAAAACTTTCTATATAACGGACAATTTTATTCGCACGAAATTAGCGAACTggtaaaaaacaataagaagaTTTTTAATATGAAGATTCGAGCGTTAATTGGAAATGTGACCTCTTCGAATGTTCGATTAAAACATTTCGAATATTCGAACTTAAATTTGCTgtacaagaatacaattttatttGACAACTCGGTAACACTGTACTGCAATCATGGCGTCGATCAGTAGTAAGAGAAGAAGCAGCTGGAAAGCCCTATAGACGTTGTCTAAATTTTCATGAAAAGAACCAGATATAAACCAAAACTTAGGGTATATTAACATTTTAGGGCCTAGTTCATTGGATAAAAAAGGACTGGAATCCTGTACCCTTAACTACGAGGGCAACGCATAATTATGTTGCTTTGTTCAAATACtagatttttttccaaaatactGCGAACAAAACTaataactattttaaaaaatcttctgCTGTTGTGTTAAGAAGCCAAGAGTATAAGAAGGGGAATATTTTTTAGGTTCCAAATTTATGATAATTTAtcgataaaaacaaaaagtttgttGCATGCAAAGTGTAAACAAACACTCGTATTTCGGATAAGTTGCGTCTAAGTAAAAGAAGGCCTAAAAAGGCCTTAATAACGAGATTGGGAGaagcataaaaaagaaaagaataaacACTATATTTCTTCCCGTAAATAATTCttatttaaaacttattttCTTGGAATTGCCAATAAAGGAGagggaaaacaaaaataaagaaagacaGATAAGATAGATAAGAATCTTATTTATATCATAACTTGTTAATCCTgtgttgttttaaatgtttttttc
This is a stretch of genomic DNA from Hydractinia symbiolongicarpus strain clone_291-10 chromosome 9, HSymV2.1, whole genome shotgun sequence. It encodes these proteins:
- the LOC130656592 gene encoding uncharacterized protein LOC130656592 isoform X1, yielding MICAITATSSLLLLSFILTFSTTSACSGNVCLNGGTCTAQACQCINNFFGVVCQNHASSYKIWFSDPKINKDKLLAYLKSLQIAKIEMNDLTSTATIIFKLKSVTRDQIVQVLFSRQINIAPQAITDVNECEANSIACHGNKICQNTDGSFKCACANGYKEEETGCVSTSMWKESTTLVWMSVIGIILFVLMSAIGVVYCKRHFRRKRLKKKYAERQRNTENRKKNSRSNATSTSSSNFLNDGKRTPSSTFYVNPHGNRYTDKTYGNDIYYTRPNRNRNNLRHGQASTAALPSKYGARHFGRIKKKYNTRRQYDTPSYDLSSTTGLALGDTVSDRYDYLRQYSGPFDSQYLGINPYAGVVNYAFDDPLNDQYIGQISNHYVRPLDNQYDGTLSNQYGGPLDGQYGGPLENLQVGTLKNPYGDTIDNIYDEGLDYQLQHFSHCIKSKDNPDDGRQPTAEIYTIHA
- the LOC130656592 gene encoding uncharacterized protein LOC130656592 isoform X2, which produces MFMIFVLLSFILTFSTTSACSGNVCLNGGTCTAQACQCINNFFGVVCQNHASSYKIWFSDPKINKDKLLAYLKSLQIAKIEMNDLTSTATIIFKLKSVTRDQIVQVLFSRQINIAPQAITDVNECEANSIACHGNKICQNTDGSFKCACANGYKEEETGCVSTSMWKESTTLVWMSVIGIILFVLMSAIGVVYCKRHFRRKRLKKKYAERQRNTENRKKNSRSNATSTSSSNFLNDGKRTPSSTFYVNPHGNRYTDKTYGNDIYYTRPNRNRNNLRHGQASTAALPSKYGARHFGRIKKKYNTRRQYDTPSYDLSSTTGLALGDTVSDRYDYLRQYSGPFDSQYLGINPYAGVVNYAFDDPLNDQYIGQISNHYVRPLDNQYDGTLSNQYGGPLDGQYGGPLENLQVGTLKNPYGDTIDNIYDEGLDYQLQHFSHCIKSKDNPDDGRQPTAEIYTIHA